The window AACTCCACATCGAACAAGGACCTCTGCTCGAGCGGGAAGGCACTCCAATCGGTATTGTCACCAGCATCGCCGCTCCGGCTGGCTATCGCTTCACCATTACCGGCTTCGGCGGTCACGCCGGAGCACTCCTTATGCCTGACCGCAAAGACGCGCTCTGCGCCGCCGCCGAACTCATCCTCTCCGTCGAAAAACACACCCTCGCGACTGGAACCATCGACACCGTCGCCACTGTTGGCACCTGCGACGTCCACCCCGGCGCAGTGAACAGCGTTCCCAGCCGCGTCGTCCTTCAACTCGATATCCGCGACACTGACCCCGCACGCAGGGAGAGCGTGATGCAGTCTGTCCGCCACGACTGCGAGCAGCTTCGTCAGCGTCGCAACGTGACCATCACGGAAGAACTGGTCAACGCCGACGCTCCGGCACAGTCCTCGCCGCACATCGTCCAACTGTTGGAAACGCTTTGCACCGAACAAGGCATCCAATACAAGAAGATGGTCAGCCGCGCCTACCACGACTCACTCTTCATGGCCTGCATTGCACCAATCGCCATGATCTTCATTCCCTGCCGCAACGGCGTTAGCCATAGGCCCGACGAATATGCCGCCCCAGGAGATACCACTCTTGGGGTACACCTTCTCGCCTCAGTCCTTGCTAAGCTAGCATTAGAGTAGACCCCGTCTACATGGCTATCGAATCGATCAATCCCGCCACTGGCAAGCTTCTACGCCAGTTCGAACCGCTCACCGACGAGGCTGCGCGTCAGAAGATCGCGCTCGCTGCAGAGTCTTTTCGCACCTACGCGTTGATACCGCTCGAACATCGAGCTCTCTGGATGCGCAAACTTGCTTCCATCCTTGACAACGAGTTAGATGACCTCTCTGCTCTCATCACACTGGAGATGGGCAAGCCGATCGAAGCGTCCCGCTACGAAATTTTGAAGTGCGCCGATGCCTGCCGCTATTACGCCGAACACGCCGCACGAATCCTCGCACCCGAGTCCATTCCCACCGAGCACAACCACAGTTACGTCCGCTGGGATCCTCTCGGCGTCGTGCTCGCCGTAATGCCTTGGAACTTTCCGTTCTGGCAGGTATTTCGCTTCCTCGCACCTGCGTTGATGGCCGGCAACGTCGCAGTACTCAAACATGCTCCAAACGTTCCACAATGCGCTCTCGCCATCGAGGCCCTCGTCCGTCGCGCAGGCTTTCCCCGCGGTACTTTTCAAAGTCTCTTCCTCGAGGTACAGCAGGTCGAAACGATCCTTGGCGATGACCGCATCGTAGCCGTCACCGTCACCGGCAGCGAGGCCGCCGGCCGAGCCATCGGAGCGCAGGCAGGCTGGCTCATTAAAAAATCTGTCCTCGAACTCGGCGGCAGCGATCCATTCCTCGTAATGCCCTCAGCCGACCTCGATCTCGCCATCGAAACCGCCATCCGCGCACGCTGTGTCAACAGTGGACAATCCTGCATCGCCGCAAAACGCTTTATCGTCGCAGACGAGATCTACGATGCCTTCGAGTCCCGCTTCGTCGCTGGCATGGAGGCGATTCGCGTCGGCGATCCCATGAAGCCAGAGATCCAGGTCGGCCCACTCGCAACCGCGCACGCCGTTGATCTTCTCGAAGAGCAGGTGAAGGCCGCAACCCGCGTCGGCGCACGCGTCCTCACCGGCGGCGAGCGCATGCTCGGCGCAGGCAATTATTTCGAGCCCACCGTCATCACCGGTATCCCGCGCAACTCTGCGGTCTATCGCGAAGAACTCTTTGGCCCTGTCGCCATGCTCTTCCGGGCTCAGGATCTCAACGAAGCCATCGAGATCGCGAACGACACACCCTTTGGCCTCGGCGCCTCTGCCTGGACCCGTGATCCCGCCGAGCAGCAACGGTTCGTCGCTGAACTGCAGTGCGGCGGAGTCTTCCTGAACACCATGGTGGCCAGTGACCCGCGCTTGCCCTTCGGTGGAATCAAACGCTCCGGCTACGGACGGGAGCTATCTGCCGCAGGCATGCGTGAGTTCCTCAACGCAAAGACCGTTGTGATCGCGTCAGCAGCCTCAACGCACGAGGCTGTCAGCAAACCGTATCTGGTAGCTGCCGCCGACACCGTCCAAACCAGATAGAACATCCTTTCTTCACAACACGAGACACATGTTTTCGGTTAAGCTTCTGTGTCGCAAAGAAGCCTCCTTCGCTCGTCACGAAGCTTCGCCGACCAGACATATCTTCACCGAGAGGAACACCATGCCCGATCTCAAGTACTTCACCGGCTTCGGAAACGAGTTTGCTACCGAAGCTCATCCAGGCGGCCTTCCCGTCGGCCAGAACGCTCCGCAGAAGGCTCCCCTTGGCCTCTACACCGAGCAACTGAGCGGCAGTCCCTTCACCGCGCCACGGCTGCTCAACCGCCGCACCTGGACCTACCGCATTCGCCCCTCTGTCATGCACAAGCCGTACGAAAGAATCGCAAACGGCATGGTCCGCTCAACCCCTTTCAACGAAGTCGAAACCACACCCAGCCAACTGCGTTGGGACCCTCTACCAATCCCCTCGACGCCAGTCGACTTTGTAGATGGCCTCACCACCCTCGCAGGCAACGGCGACCTCACCATGCACTCTGGTGTCGCCATCCACATCTACGCCGCCACCAAAAGCATGACTGACCGCTTCTTCTACTCGGCCGACGGCGAGCTTCTCTTCGTACCCCAACTGGGACGCCTCGTGCTTCACACCGAACTTGGCATCCTTGACCTAACTCCCGGAGAAATAGCCCTCGTCCCGCGCGGCATCAAATTCCGAGTCGAGTTGCTCGAGCCCCAGGCCCGCGGCTACCTCCTCGAAAACTACGGCGCCAGCTTTCGCCTGCCTGAACTCGGAGCAATCGGCGCAAACGGCCTCGCCAACTCTCGCGACTTCCTCACTCCGCACGCCGCCTACGACGACCGCGACAACGCCAGCTTTCAGGTCGTCGCCAAATTCCAGGGTAATCTATGGGCCTCCGACTTCGATCACTCCCCACTCGACGTCGTCGCCTGGCACGGCAACTACGCGCCCTGCAAGTACGACCTCGCCAGATTCAACTGCATCAACTCCGTAAGCTTCGACCACCCCGACCCATCGATCTACACCGTCCTCACCTCACCCAGCGAGATTCCCGGCACCG is drawn from Edaphobacter lichenicola and contains these coding sequences:
- a CDS encoding M20 family metallo-hydrolase, whose amino-acid sequence is MKIQIDQARLTGELQTLAKFTDAEPVSDGTSVTRVVFSPDDLRARAWLKKLAAAEGFEIHDDAVGNIFIRWTGTEPHLPAVATGSHIDAIPHAGMYDGTVGVLGGLEAMRALKRSGLRPRRSIELVMFTSEEPTRFGIGCLGSRLISGTLDPLRADAMQDKDEATLAAVRTAAGFSGPLSSVRLPADHYHAWLELHIEQGPLLEREGTPIGIVTSIAAPAGYRFTITGFGGHAGALLMPDRKDALCAAAELILSVEKHTLATGTIDTVATVGTCDVHPGAVNSVPSRVVLQLDIRDTDPARRESVMQSVRHDCEQLRQRRNVTITEELVNADAPAQSSPHIVQLLETLCTEQGIQYKKMVSRAYHDSLFMACIAPIAMIFIPCRNGVSHRPDEYAAPGDTTLGVHLLASVLAKLALE
- a CDS encoding NAD-dependent succinate-semialdehyde dehydrogenase, yielding MAIESINPATGKLLRQFEPLTDEAARQKIALAAESFRTYALIPLEHRALWMRKLASILDNELDDLSALITLEMGKPIEASRYEILKCADACRYYAEHAARILAPESIPTEHNHSYVRWDPLGVVLAVMPWNFPFWQVFRFLAPALMAGNVAVLKHAPNVPQCALAIEALVRRAGFPRGTFQSLFLEVQQVETILGDDRIVAVTVTGSEAAGRAIGAQAGWLIKKSVLELGGSDPFLVMPSADLDLAIETAIRARCVNSGQSCIAAKRFIVADEIYDAFESRFVAGMEAIRVGDPMKPEIQVGPLATAHAVDLLEEQVKAATRVGARVLTGGERMLGAGNYFEPTVITGIPRNSAVYREELFGPVAMLFRAQDLNEAIEIANDTPFGLGASAWTRDPAEQQRFVAELQCGGVFLNTMVASDPRLPFGGIKRSGYGRELSAAGMREFLNAKTVVIASAASTHEAVSKPYLVAAADTVQTR
- the hmgA gene encoding homogentisate 1,2-dioxygenase → MFSVKLLCRKEASFARHEASPTRHIFTERNTMPDLKYFTGFGNEFATEAHPGGLPVGQNAPQKAPLGLYTEQLSGSPFTAPRLLNRRTWTYRIRPSVMHKPYERIANGMVRSTPFNEVETTPSQLRWDPLPIPSTPVDFVDGLTTLAGNGDLTMHSGVAIHIYAATKSMTDRFFYSADGELLFVPQLGRLVLHTELGILDLTPGEIALVPRGIKFRVELLEPQARGYLLENYGASFRLPELGAIGANGLANSRDFLTPHAAYDDRDNASFQVVAKFQGNLWASDFDHSPLDVVAWHGNYAPCKYDLARFNCINSVSFDHPDPSIYTVLTSPSEIPGTANVDFAIFPPRWIVAEHTFRPPWFHRNFMNEFMGLVTGEYDAKAEGFVPGGASLHNCMSGHGPDAETFARASAAELKPVKLEGTLAFMFETRFVCRPTKFAMDTAARQHEYYTCWQTLKKNFNAPK